Proteins from a single region of Nocardioides oleivorans:
- a CDS encoding DUF4193 family protein, giving the protein MATDYDASRKTEEEQKEESLEARRLTSGEQDKTSGKVDEDETELAETYELPGADLSHETLSIEVVPKQSDEFTCTSCFLVQHVSRRSAPDVDLCAECA; this is encoded by the coding sequence ATGGCTACCGACTACGACGCATCCCGCAAGACCGAGGAGGAGCAGAAGGAAGAAAGCCTGGAGGCGCGCCGCCTCACGTCGGGTGAGCAGGACAAGACCTCGGGGAAGGTCGACGAGGACGAGACCGAGCTGGCCGAGACCTACGAGCTGCCGGGAGCCGATCTCTCGCACGAGACCCTCTCCATCGAGGTCGTGCCGAAGCAGTCGGACGAGTTCACCTGCACGTCCTGCTTCCTGGTGCAGCACGTGTCCCGACGGTCCGCACCCGACGTCGACCTGTGCGCCGAGTGCGCCTAG